The window TAGTGTTGTGGCTGTTGAGACGATAGCTGGCATTTCCAATCAAACCCCAGAGTGTCTTCGCCTGAGATCTTCTGGCGTCATAATTTCGCTGCGGTACCAGATATCCTAAATCGACGGCGTTTGAGATTTCCTTGCCTGTGCTTGAATTGAAACTCTGTGACAAGGAGATAGAACCGAGGAAACCCAAAGGTTGGCCAAAGAGCTGAACTTCATTCCCGAAGGATCCTTGAAAACTATACGGCGCGAACGCCTTTTTGTTTTTTGTCTTCCAAGTGTTCTTGAATGATTCGCCCAGCAACTCAAGGGTGTCGGCGGAAAAGACGCCGCGATCCCTGATAATTGTGTGAGGAGCGATTTCCTTCACCAGATCGGGCAAACCGCGGGTCCCATCATCAATACCGAGGAAATCATACCTTCCGCCGGCATAGGACATAAAGCTCTTACCGGTTGTCATATTGGCGTAGCCACTCGACGCCGAGACACTCCAGATCCTGTGGCCTGGAAAATCACGGATATTGATATTCACAATACCGCCGCCGAAATCGCCTGATTTGTCCGGCGTGTAAGTCTTCTGAACGACGATATTGTCGAGCAGGCCGGCGGCAAAGAGATCAAGTGGCACGACACGCTTGTTGGGTTCCGGCGTGCCGATAGTTGAACCGTCGACTTGCGTGGAGCTGTACCGCTCACCGAGACCACGGACATAAACATAGCGGCCGCTGACGAGCGTGAGACCAGTGACCCTTTGCAAAGCCTCGCCGGCGTTGGAATCACTTGTTTTAGCGATTTGCTCCGCGCTAACGCCGTCACTGACCGCCGGCGATTTTCTCTGTTGCTGAAGGATAGAAGCCTCGCTTGTTTCATCCTTGTAACTTCTAACCTTTACCGTCTCGATTTTAATGGCAGATGGAACCAGCGTGATCTCGGCCGTGATGGATTGCCCTTCCTTGATCTCGATGCCGATGACCTTCTTTGGGTGATATCCAATATAGCTCGCATGGATCATATACAGGCCTGGTGTCGTGGCGATCCGGTAGATACCATCATCCATGGCGAAGGTGCCGCCGGCCGCTGTTCCGATGGTGTCGGATTTGGAGTCGAGACGCTTCAAAATAATATTGGCGAAGGGGAGAGGATCACCCGTTTCAGAGCTGACGATTTTACCGATGATCTGAGTTGTTGAGTGATCTTGGGCAATGGCAGGATGTGTATGAAGGAGAGGAAAGATTGACAAAAGGATTATGGATGTCATCACCCATAACCTGTGCCCTGCAATCCATTCCAAGGCTTTCTGACTTTTCATAGTATGAAACCCCCATGTTTCAACTTTGATGACTCAATCGTACCGACTCCACAATCTTCGCGTCGTTTCACCGTTCGAACCGGCGCACGGGATCCGGTTCGAACGGCGTCGATCACGACGGCATAGAGTTCAAATTACCGAACGGCGATGAGACGGCCTGTCTTGGTCTCGCCACCACTCGTTAAGCTATAGAAATAAGTTCCGGCAGCGGCGTGACGCGGAAGATTCCAGGTCACGCTGTGCTGACCAGCGTTTAAGCTCTCGTTAATCAAAGAAGCAATCTGACGGCCCGCAGGGTCAAAAATACTCAACGCTGTATGGGAGGCCTTCTGCAGGCTAAAGGCGAAGCTCGCATTATTCGTGATGGGACTCGGAAAGGTATCGACCTTGAGCTGACTCGAGGCGACGATCTCATCGACATTCGAAGCATCCTGGCAATTAATCGCCGGACCCTGAGGATTGAAACCACGCGCACAGGTAGCGTCGTTGTCGATGTCCAGACCCTTGGAGCTCCAGCCCATAACAATGCTGTTGTAGATCTGAGCATCTGTACCGCGGCGAAGCTTGATACCGCTTCCAGCGTTCCCGTCATGGGTCGAGCGTACCAGTGTCAGGTTGGCGAGGATTGGGTTCGAACGACAGGGACGGTCATATCCGTCTTCGTTGTTGTCAGCCTCGATGCCACGCTCAGAAGACTCATCCGCCCATTGTTGAACAATCGCAAATTGGACGCCACCGCGCCAACCCATCTGCCAATCAATCCCGTCATCCCAGCCCCCGGCGGCAAAGATGTGTTTAACGTAGACACAACCGCCGAACCACTCGACAAGATCGTCACTGCCGCGGAATGCCTCAATGTAATCGACCTCAGTGCCGTAACCGACACCTGCAAAAACGATGCAGTTGAGCTCATTATTCGGCTCGATCTCTTCACCGGAGTATTCGACGCGCAAATACTTGATGACGCCGCTGTTGTCGCAGTCGTTGTCGCCGCAGTAGAAGACGTCCTCGAGCTGAGGAATGAATCCCTCGACGAGGCAGGAATCGCCGGCCCAGCAGTCGGCGCAGTTTGAGATAGCACGGCCGGTCACGACCAACCCGCCGATATCGCCGTTCTCCATGAGGCCGGGCTCAAAACCGCTCGTGATAATGATCGGCTCTTCCGCCGTCCCCTCGGCGAAGATCTGAGCGCCGCGCTTGATGACCAGCGTTCCGACGGAGAAGGGTACGCCGCGGATAACCGTTCCCGGAAGAATCGTAATGCTGGATCCGGGCTCAATCAGGACTTTGCCGTCCAGCCACCAAGCTTTGTCCGGACCGATGGTGACGGGGGTGTAGTAAGAACCGCGCAGGGTGTCGGGCGGGGCGGCGGAGAGATCTGTTCTATCGGCGCCGTCGTAATTGTAATAGGTCCAGCCTTCAGTCCAGTCACCGCCGTGAATGGGATCCAAGGATACGGGGGCCATCGCGCCGCGAAAACAGACAGGTTCTATCTGCATCCAGGGTGGGGTTCCCGCACATTCGATCTCGCATTCGCGCTGCCAGAGAATCGGTGAAGCAATGTCATCAAAGGCGCCGAGAGCGATACTTCCTGCGGGAGGCATAAAGTCGGGCAGGATGCCAGGGGTGTTATATGGATCATTGTAAGCGGCGCCGGTCAGCGGATTGATCACAGCTTCATCGTTGTACAAAAATGTGCTGATCAATGTCGCTGCGTCGAAAGTGGCGCAGCCGCCGACTTCGCCATTCACGGGCAGGTTGTCATAAAATATGCAGCCATCAAGTGTGTGCTGTGCGACGACCGGCGTGCCGGTCAAAATCACGACAGCGGACGCTGACAGTAGAAGCTTACTGACAAAAGAATGTCTCATGATGCTCCTCCTTGGATGAAGCGGAGTAGAGGTTGCAAAGCCCAAACCGGTTGCGGGCGCTGCCAGGTCATCAAGGCCTGGATCTCACTCATTCAGCGACCCAGGTCAAAATATAGAAAACGATGGATAGGATAAGATCAGGAGGATGTGAGGAAGTGATTAAGAAAGAGTTAGAATGGGAAGAATATTCTAAGAAAATACTAACGGGAACAATGCGGCCGATCATGAACGATGACGCGTTCCCCGACGCGGCATCCCGCATCCGCCGCCGCTACGGGGCACTTGGCCATGAATAGAAAGATTGTATGGGAGTGATCGCCACTGAGGGTTTCATAATTGCCCTGGCCCTTGGCGATCACCAAATCGCTTTGCGCGAAGCGGGCTTGGAATGAAGCCGAGCAAGATTCGAGAATGGTGCCCGGAGCATCACTGCCGTTGTCGATCACGGGAACCAGGGCGCTCAGCCCGGCGACTTCCGCATCGGTTCGTGTGGCGTCATTGATCACGGGAGCGCCGCGGACGACGAGGGTCATGCGCGCGCATGGCAACTGCTCGATCAGCAGTCGATCAAAGACAATCTCACCGGCGTTGTCGGCCAGATAGAGAATATCGCGTGCCGCAGCGGCGCGGCGGCGAAGTTTCTCGACGGCGGTTGTGTCGAGGGAGGTATGGAGCGCATCCTCCATGGCCTGGCGGATCTCATCCTGGGTCAGGTTGGTCAGGCAGCCGAAGTCGATAACATTACCGGCGATGGCGAGCGAGACGGCGGTGGCTAAAGGGTTCAATGAGCTGTTGACGCGCTTATGAAGATCGGGGTAGAGCGAGAGGGCCAGGTCATTGGAATCCTGCTTGAT of the Candidatus Eisenbacteria bacterium genome contains:
- a CDS encoding T9SS type A sorting domain-containing protein; protein product: MRHSFVSKLLLSASAVVILTGTPVVAQHTLDGCIFYDNLPVNGEVGGCATFDAATLISTFLYNDEAVINPLTGAAYNDPYNTPGILPDFMPPAGSIALGAFDDIASPILWQRECEIECAGTPPWMQIEPVCFRGAMAPVSLDPIHGGDWTEGWTYYNYDGADRTDLSAAPPDTLRGSYYTPVTIGPDKAWWLDGKVLIEPGSSITILPGTVIRGVPFSVGTLVIKRGAQIFAEGTAEEPIIITSGFEPGLMENGDIGGLVVTGRAISNCADCWAGDSCLVEGFIPQLEDVFYCGDNDCDNSGVIKYLRVEYSGEEIEPNNELNCIVFAGVGYGTEVDYIEAFRGSDDLVEWFGGCVYVKHIFAAGGWDDGIDWQMGWRGGVQFAIVQQWADESSERGIEADNNEDGYDRPCRSNPILANLTLVRSTHDGNAGSGIKLRRGTDAQIYNSIVMGWSSKGLDIDNDATCARGFNPQGPAINCQDASNVDEIVASSQLKVDTFPSPITNNASFAFSLQKASHTALSIFDPAGRQIASLINESLNAGQHSVTWNLPRHAAAGTYFYSLTSGGETKTGRLIAVR
- a CDS encoding DUF89 family protein — its product is MRTYLECVACFLRQALDASRMATDDPAIHERVLRATLQLAADMPFDRPPPWMGQQIHRLLREATGNPDPYRKIKQDSNDLALSLYPDLHKRVNSSLNPLATAVSLAIAGNVIDFGCLTNLTQDEIRQAMEDALHTSLDTTAVEKLRRRAAAARDILYLADNAGEIVFDRLLIEQLPCARMTLVVRGAPVINDATRTDAEVAGLSALVPVIDNGSDAPGTILESCSASFQARFAQSDLVIAKGQGNYETLSGDHSHTIFLFMAKCPVAAADAGCRVGERVIVHDRPHCSR